From Miscanthus floridulus cultivar M001 chromosome 15, ASM1932011v1, whole genome shotgun sequence, the proteins below share one genomic window:
- the LOC136507239 gene encoding uncharacterized protein, which produces MADVLGDLGETVSDRTLVLNIIHGLNEKFAAVGRDIRRSRPLPSFLEARDYLLLEELTMASPASTLSTALLTGVNTGSSSSCPSASPHQSTGRSSSGGGKGGGSFGGNPSKQKRDKGRRGGQSRQGGSSSSKASGAQAPTPGAA; this is translated from the coding sequence ATGGCGGACGTTCTCGGTGATCTCGGCGAGACGGTCTCCGACCGCACCCTCgtcctcaacatcatccacggGCTCAACGAGAAGTTCGCCGCCGTCGGCCGCGACATCCGGCGCTCCCGTCCTCTTCCCTCTTTCCTGGAGGCTCGCGACTATCTGCTCCTTGAGGAGCTCACGATGGCGTCCCCTGCTTCGACTCTATCCACGGCACTCCTCACCGGCGTCAACactggatcctcctcctcttgccCCTCTGCGTCTCCCCACCAGTCTACTGGCCGTTCTAGCTCCGGGGGTGGCAAGGGGGGGGGGTCCTTTGGCGGCAACCCCTCCAAGCAGAAGCGGGACAAGGGCCGGCGTGGCGGCCAGTCGCGTCAGGGTGGCAGTAGTAGCAGCAAGGCCTCTGGCGCCCAGGCTCCTACCCCCGGCGCTGCCTAG